Proteins encoded within one genomic window of Oryza glaberrima chromosome 12, OglaRS2, whole genome shotgun sequence:
- the LOC127757049 gene encoding importin subunit beta-1, whose amino-acid sequence MSLDITQVLLSAQSPDGATRKLAEESLKQFQEQNLPGFLFSLSNELANEEKPEESRRLAGLILKNALDAKEQHRKNELFQRWLALDVGVKAQIKGLLLQTLSSPVASARSTSSQVIAKVAGIEIPQKQWPELIASLLSNIHQVQPNVKQATLETLGYLCEEVSPEAVDQDQVNKILTAVVQGMNASEGNSDVRLAATRALYNALGFAQVNFSNDMERDYIMRVVCEATQSTDVKIRQAAFECLVAISSTYYDKLATYMQDIFNITAKAVRGDEESVALQAIEFWSSICDEEIDILDEYSSEFTADSDVPCYYFIKQALPALVPMLLETLLKQEEDQDLDEGAWNLAMAGGTCLGLVARTVGDDIVPLVMPFVEENITKPDWRHREAATYAFGSILEGPSADKLAPLVNVALNFMLSALVNDPSNHVKDTTAWTLGRIFEFLHGSALETAPIITSENCQQILTVLLQSMKDVPNVAEKACGALYFLAQGYVDAGSASPLTPFFQDIIQSLLFVTHREDAGESRLRTAAYETLNEVVRCSIEETGPIVMQLVPVIMMELHQTLEAGKLSTDEREKRSELQGLLCGCLQVIIQKLGAMESTKYSFLQYADQMMELFLRVFACRNATVHEEAMLAIGALAYAAGPNFSKYMPQFYQYLEMGLQNFEEYQVCAITVGVVGDLCRALEDKILPYCDGIMTQLLKDLSSNQLHRSVKPPIFSCFGDIALAIGENFEKYLIYAMPMLQSAADLSAHAAAADDEMLDYTNQLRNGILEAYSGILQGFKSSPKTQLLMQYAPNILNFLDALYNGKDMDDTVMKTAIGVLGDLADTLGVHAGPLINQSISSKRFLEECLASDDPLVKESADWARVAISRAVSG is encoded by the exons ATGTCACTGGATATTACTCAAGTTCTCTTGAGTGCACAATCTCCTGATGGCGCGACTAGGAAGCTTGCTGAAGAAAGCCTTAAGCAGTTCCAGGAGCAAAACCTCCCAGGTTTCTTGTTCTCCCTCTCAAATGAGTTGGCCAATGAGGAGAAACCTGAGGAAAGCCGGAGGTTGGCTGGCTTGATTCTCAAGAATGCACTGGATGCCAAGGAGCAGCACAGGAAGAATGAGCTTTTCCAGAGATGGCTGGCACTAGATGTTGGCGTTAAGGCACAGATTAAAGGATTGCTTTTGCAAACTCTCTCATCTCCTGTTGCAAGTGCCAGATCTACCTCTTCTCAAGTTATCGCAAAGGTTGCTGGAATTGAGATTCCACAGAAGCAATGGCCTGAACTTATTGCGTCGTTGCTCTCAAACATACATCAGGTCCAGCCAAATGTCAAGCAAGCGACGCTTGAGACACTTGGCTACTTATGTGAAGAAGTTTCTCCAGAAGCTGTTGACCAAGACCAAGTCAATAAAATTCTTACTGCTGTTGTTCAGGGTATGAATGCTTCTGAAGGGAATTCTGATGTGAGGCTTGCAGCAACACGGGCATTGTATAATGCATTGGGCTTTGCTCAGGTTAACTTCTCCAACGACATGGAACGTGATTATATCATGAGAGTTGTTTGTGAAGCAACTCAGTCCACTGATGTGAAGATAAGGCAGGCTGCCTTCGAGTGCTTGGTGGCTATCTCATCCACTTATTATGACAAGCTGGCTACGTACATGCAGGACATATTTAATATTACTGCTAAGGCTGTTAGGGGAGATGAGGAGTCAGTTGCACTCCAGGCCATTGAATTTTGGAGCTCCATATGTGATGAGGAAATTGACATTTTGGATGAGTACAGTAGTGAGTTTACAGCTGACTCTGATGTTCCTTGCTACTATTTTATCAAGCAAGCACTTCCTGCCTTAGTGCCAATGCTGCTAGAGACCCTCCTCAAGCAGGAGGAAGACCAAGACTTGGATGAAGGTGCTTGGAATCTTGCAATGGCTGGGGGTACTTGTTTGGGCCTTGTGGCGAGAACTGTTGGGGATGATATTGTACCTCTTGTGATGCCTTTTGTTGAGGAGAACATAACAAAGCCTGATTGGAGGCACAGGGAGGCTGCAACATATGCTTTCGGTTCCATTTTGGAGGGCCCATCAGCTGATAAACTTGCTCCTCTTGTTAATGTCGCATTGAATTTTATGTTGTCTGCACTGGTGAATGACCCAAGTAACCATGTGAAGGACACAACTGCTTGGACCCTTGGAAGAATATTTGAGTTTCTTCATGGTTCTGCACTTGAAACTGCTCCTATTATCACATCTGAGAACTGTCAGCAAATACTTACCGTGCTTCTTCAAAGCATGAAGGATGTCCCAAATGTGGCAGAGAAGGCATGCGGAGCACTCTATTTCCTTGCTCAAGGCTATGTGGATGCAGGATCCGCTTCGCCGCTAACTCCCTTCTTCCAAGATATTATTCAGAGCCTTCTCTTTGTTACTCATAGGGAAGATGCTGGAGAATCCAGATTGCGTACTGCAGCTTATGAAACTCTAAATGAAGTTGTCAGATGCTCCATTGAAGAAACAGGCCCTATTGTTATGCAGTTGGTACCTGTGATCATGATGGAGCTCCATCAGACACTTGAGGCAGGAAAGTTATCAACTGATGAGAGGGAGAAGCGGAGCGAACTGCAGGGCCTTCTCTGTGGTTGTTTGCAGGTCATAATCCAGAAGTTGGGAGCGATGGAGTCAACAAAATATTCCTTCTTGCAATATGCCGATCAAATGATGGAACTGTTTTTGAGAGTTTTTGCCTGTCGAAACGCCACTGTGCATGAGGAGGCTATGCTTGCTATTGGTGCATTGGCATATGCGGCAGGTCCAAACTTTTCGAAGTACATGCCTCAGTTTTATCAGTATTTGGAGATGGGACTACAGAACTTTGAGGAGTATCAGGTCTGTGCCATTACCGTGGGTGTTGTGGGTGATTTGTGCAGGGCACTGGAGGACAAAATTCTGCCTTACTGTGATGGAATCATGACCCAACTCCTGAAGGACTTGTCGAGCAATCAGTTGCATAGATCTGTAAAGCCACCTATATTCTCATGCTTTGGTGATATTGCACTGGCAATTGGGGAGAACTTTGAGAAGTATTTGATATATGCCATGCCCATGCTACAAAGTGCAGCAGATTTGTCGGCGCATGCTGCTGCAGCTGATGATGAAATGCTCGATTACACCAACCAATTAAGGAATGGAATACTGGAAGCATACTCTGGTATTCTTCAAGGATTTAAGAGCTCCCCTAAGACACAATTACTGATGCAGTATGCTCCCAATATTCTTAATTTCCTTGATGCTCTTTACAATGGGAAGGATAT GGATGATACTGTGATGAAGACTGCGATAGGTGTACTGGGAGATCTCGCGGACACGTTGGGTGTCCATGCTGGccctttgatcaatcaatctatcTCAAGCAAGAGATTTTTGGAGGAGTGCTTAGCATCTGATGATCCACTGGTCAAAGAGTCAGCTGATTGGGCAAGGGTTGCAATCAGCCGTGCGGTTTCAGGTTGA
- the LOC127757601 gene encoding osmotin-like protein produces MASALAFVAVLLAAAAAATSPAAVAATTLTIQNLCPHPVWPLVTPTSGQPISDNTARLDPNSLISLAFPPTPWSGRVAARTGCDAAASPPAGCETGASPPSTVAQLSVHGGGDVAAYSVSLVDGFNVPVVVSPQAVGGGQCPALGCVVDLNCDCPLGQRFSDGAACRGPPEYFKGRCPLTRTTPGDVEPVPQSCRSPGELKVIFCPPTMLTAAAAAASDMLIRTVVASS; encoded by the coding sequence atggCCAGCGccctcgccttcgtcgccgtcctcctcgccgccgccgccgcggcgacctcgccggcggcggtggcggccaccaCGCTGACCATCCAGAACCTGTGCCCGCACCCGGTGTGGCCACTCGTCACCCCCACCTCCGGCCAACCCATCTCCGACAACACCGCGCGCCTCGACCCCAACTCCCTCATCTCCCTCGCCTTCCCGCCcacgccgtggtccggccgcgtcgccgcgcgcACCGGCtgcgacgcggcggcgtcgccgccggccgggtGCGAGaccggcgcctcgccgccgtccaccgtgGCGCAGCTGagcgtccacggcggcggcgacgtcgcggcgTACAGCGTCAGCCTCGTGGACGGCTTCAACGTGCCCGTGGTCGTCAGCCCGcaggccgtcggcggcggccagtGCCCCGCCCTCGGCTGCGTCGTCGACCTCAACTGCGACTGCCCGCTGGGGCAGCGGTTCTCCGacggcgccgcctgccgcggCCCGCCGGAGTACTTCAAGGGCCGGTGcccgctgacgaggacgacgccggGCGACGTCGAGCCCGTGCCGCAGAGCTGCCGCTCCCCCGGCGAGCTCAAGGTCATCTTCTGCCCGCCCACCatgctcaccgccgccgccgccgccgccagcgacatGCTCATCCGTACCGTCGTCGCCTCCAGCTAG